The following are encoded together in the Kwoniella europaea PYCC6329 chromosome 1, complete sequence genome:
- a CDS encoding GTP-binding nuclear protein GSP1/Ran, with amino-acid sequence MENQATFKLVLCGDGGTTTFVKRHLTGEFEKKYIATLGVEVHPLTFHTNFGTICFNVWDTAGQEKFGGLRDGYYIQGQCGIIMFDVTSRITYKNVPNWHRDLERVCENIPIVLCGNKVDVKERKVKTGNVTFHRKKNLQYFEISAKSNYNFEKPFLWLARKLVGNQSLEFVAAPALAPPEVQVDQALIAKYEEELKQAANAPLPDEDDADL; translated from the exons ATGGAGAACCAAGCTACTTTCAAATTGGTCTTATGTGGAGATGGTGGTACC ACCACCTTCGTCAAGCGACATTTGACTG GTGAATTCGAGAAAAAGTACATCG CCACCCTCGGTGTTGAGGTCCACCCTCTGACTTTCCACACCAACTTCGGTACCATCTGTTTCAACGTGTGGGACACCGCCGGTCAAGAGAAGTTCGGTGGTCTCCGTGACGGATACTACATTCAAGGTCAATGTGGTATCATCATGTTCGATGTTACCTCTCGTATCACTTACAAGAACGTCCCCAACTGGCACCGAGATCTCGAGCGAGTTTGTGAGAACATCCCCATCGTCCTTTGTGGTAACAAGGTCGATGTTAAG GAAAGAAAAGTTAAGACCGGAAATGTCACCTTCCACCGAAAGA AGAACCTCCAATACTTCGAAATTTCTGCTAAATCTAAC TACAACTTCGAGAAACCTTTCCTTTGGCTCGCCAGAAAATTAGTCGG CAACCAATCCCTCGAATTCGTTGCTGCTCCTGCTCTTGCTCCCCCTGAAGTCCAAGTCGATCAAGCCCTTATCGCCAAATACGAGGAAGAGCTCAAACAAGCTGCCAACGCTCCTTTGCCCGACGAG GACGACGCCGATCTCTAG